The genomic stretch GCAGGACCACGGCGTCGCCATGGCGATCCACATGGCCGAAAGTCCGATCGCCGCGATGGCCGCCGCGCATGTCGCCACCGCGACCGAGAACTTCATGGCGCTCGAATACCACTCCGCCGATGTCGACTGGTGGGACGACATCGTCACCGGCCTGCCCAAGCCGCTCGTCAAGGACGGCTTCATCACAGTGCCCGACAAACCGGGGCTGGGCATAGACGATGTGGTCGACGAGGTGATCAGCCAGCATCTGCAGCCCGGTGTCACGGGGATATGGCAATCCACCGAGCACTGGGACAATGAATATAGCTGGGACCGGACTTGGAGTTAGCCCAGACCACCTGCCATCATTCCCCCATGGCTCACAGGGCCAACGACCGACCATTCGTGTCGACCTCTCCCAGGCGAAGAAAGAAACGGACGAAACCATGATCTACGAATTGCGTATCTATGACTGCCTGCCGGGCAGGCTGCCGGCTTTGCTCAAGCGCTTTTCCGAGCAAACGCTGGCCATCTGGGAGAGGCATGGCATCCGCCAGGCCGGGTTTTTCACCACGGCGATCGGCGAAAACAGCAATCGCCTCACCTATTTCCTCGCCTGGCAATCGCTGGCCGAGCGTGAGGCGAAATGGGCGGCTTTCGTCACCGATCCGGTATGGCACAAGGCCCGGGAGGAGTCTGAGCGCGACGGGCAGATCGTTGCCAATATCAGCAGCCAGCTGCTCACGCCGACAGCTTTCTCGTCCGTGAAATAGGGCTGCGCCATGAAGATCACCGACCTGCGCTGCGCCGTCATCGGCAAGCACCCCATCGTCCGCATCGTGACCGATGAGGGCCTCTATGGC from Mesorhizobium sp. 113-3-3 encodes the following:
- a CDS encoding NIPSNAP family protein, translated to MIYELRIYDCLPGRLPALLKRFSEQTLAIWERHGIRQAGFFTTAIGENSNRLTYFLAWQSLAEREAKWAAFVTDPVWHKAREESERDGQIVANISSQLLTPTAFSSVK